From a single Capsicum annuum cultivar UCD-10X-F1 chromosome 12, UCD10Xv1.1, whole genome shotgun sequence genomic region:
- the LOC107850369 gene encoding epoxide hydrolase A isoform X1: MEEYSFDHKFVQVHVTFYVLFSLYISLQIGAQKSSKDYIENTNKLISLEVEEEYSFDHKFVNVNGINMHVVEKGKGPVVLFIHGFPELWYSWRHQISFMAEHGYRAVAPDLRGYGDTTGAPKEDPSNFNILRVVGDLVELVNIIAPEQDEVFVVGHDWGAIIAWYLCLFRPDKVKALVNMSVPFTPRNPNAKPVETFKATYGDDFYIVRFQEPGDIEEDFAKVGTKRVLGKFLTYRNPGPLYLPFDDSPVILPSWLSEKDIDYYASKYEKTGFTGGLNYYRSLDLNWELTAAWTGAKVKVPVRFIVGDLDLTYNAPGVKDYINNGGMKKDVPLLEKVVILENVGHFLQQEKSNEINKLIHDFFMGFCST, translated from the exons atgGAGGAATATAGTTTTGATCACAAATTTGTACAAGTGCATGTGACATTTTACGTGTTATTTAGCCTCTATATAAGTTTACAAATAGGAGCCCAAAAGAGTAGCAAAGATTATattgaaaacacaaacaaattaaTTTCATTAGAAGTGGAGGAGGAATATAGTTTTGATCACAAATTTGTAAATGTAAATGGGATAAACATGCATGTTGTTGAAAAAGGGAAAGGTCCTGTTGttttgttcattcatggattcccaGAATTATGGTATTCATGGAGGCACCAAATTTCATTCATGGCTGAACATGGTTATAGAGCTGTGGCTCCTGATCTTCGCGGCTACGGAGATACCACTG GAGCACCTAAAGAGGATCCAAGCAACTTTAACATTTTAAGAGTTGTGGGTGACTTGGTGGAACTTGTGAATATCATTGCGCCTGAGCAAGATGAAGTGTTTGTTGTTGGCCATGATTGGGGTGCTATTATTGCTTGGTATCTTTGTTTATTCAGGCCTGACAAAGTTAAGGCTTTGGTTAATATGAGTGTCCCATTTACACCTAGGAATCCAAATGCAAAGCCTGTTGAGACATTCAAGGCTACTTATGGAGATGACTTTTATATTGTTAGATTCCAG GAGCCaggagatatagaagaagattttgCAAAAGTAGGTACAAAGAGAGTGTTGGGGAAATTTTTAACTTACAGGAACCCTGGACCATTGTACTTGCCCTTTGATGATAGTCCAGTAATTCTTCCTTCGTGGCTATCGGAGAAAGATATCGATTACTATGCTAGCAAATACGAAAAGACAGGCTTCACTGGTGGATTGAACTATTACAGATCACTTGACCT AAATTGGGAATTGACAGCAGCATGGACCGGTGCAAAAGTGAAAGTACCAGTAAGGTTCATTGTGGGAGATTTGGACTTAACATACAATGCCCCTGGAGTAAAAGATTATATAAACAATGGTGGAATGAAAAAAGATGTGCCTTTATTAGAAAAAGTGGTTATATTGGAAAATGTTGGCCATTTTCTGCAACAAGAAAAGTCCAATGAAATTAACAAACtaattcatgatttcttcatgGGCTTTTGTTCTACTTAA
- the LOC107850369 gene encoding epoxide hydrolase A isoform X2, translated as MHEYSFDHKFVNVNGINMHVVEKGKGPVVLFIHGFPELWYSWRHQISFMAEHGYRAVAPDLRGYGDTTGAPKEDPSNFNILRVVGDLVELVNIIAPEQDEVFVVGHDWGAIIAWYLCLFRPDKVKALVNMSVPFTPRNPNAKPVETFKATYGDDFYIVRFQEPGDIEEDFAKVGTKRVLGKFLTYRNPGPLYLPFDDSPVILPSWLSEKDIDYYASKYEKTGFTGGLNYYRSLDLNWELTAAWTGAKVKVPVRFIVGDLDLTYNAPGVKDYINNGGMKKDVPLLEKVVILENVGHFLQQEKSNEINKLIHDFFMGFCST; from the exons ATGCAT GAATATAGTTTTGATCACAAATTTGTAAATGTAAATGGGATAAACATGCATGTTGTTGAAAAAGGGAAAGGTCCTGTTGttttgttcattcatggattcccaGAATTATGGTATTCATGGAGGCACCAAATTTCATTCATGGCTGAACATGGTTATAGAGCTGTGGCTCCTGATCTTCGCGGCTACGGAGATACCACTG GAGCACCTAAAGAGGATCCAAGCAACTTTAACATTTTAAGAGTTGTGGGTGACTTGGTGGAACTTGTGAATATCATTGCGCCTGAGCAAGATGAAGTGTTTGTTGTTGGCCATGATTGGGGTGCTATTATTGCTTGGTATCTTTGTTTATTCAGGCCTGACAAAGTTAAGGCTTTGGTTAATATGAGTGTCCCATTTACACCTAGGAATCCAAATGCAAAGCCTGTTGAGACATTCAAGGCTACTTATGGAGATGACTTTTATATTGTTAGATTCCAG GAGCCaggagatatagaagaagattttgCAAAAGTAGGTACAAAGAGAGTGTTGGGGAAATTTTTAACTTACAGGAACCCTGGACCATTGTACTTGCCCTTTGATGATAGTCCAGTAATTCTTCCTTCGTGGCTATCGGAGAAAGATATCGATTACTATGCTAGCAAATACGAAAAGACAGGCTTCACTGGTGGATTGAACTATTACAGATCACTTGACCT AAATTGGGAATTGACAGCAGCATGGACCGGTGCAAAAGTGAAAGTACCAGTAAGGTTCATTGTGGGAGATTTGGACTTAACATACAATGCCCCTGGAGTAAAAGATTATATAAACAATGGTGGAATGAAAAAAGATGTGCCTTTATTAGAAAAAGTGGTTATATTGGAAAATGTTGGCCATTTTCTGCAACAAGAAAAGTCCAATGAAATTAACAAACtaattcatgatttcttcatgGGCTTTTGTTCTACTTAA